The following coding sequences lie in one Musa acuminata AAA Group cultivar baxijiao chromosome BXJ1-8, Cavendish_Baxijiao_AAA, whole genome shotgun sequence genomic window:
- the LOC135588976 gene encoding MYB-like transcription factor EOBII: MDGQLGWGTLDNGEWRKGPWTAQEDKLLTEHVSLHGDGKWNSVSKLTGLRRNGKSCRLRWVNYLRPDLKRGNITPQEEIIIQELHALWGNRWSNIARSLPGRTDNEIKNYWRTHFKKSKPSKNVEKARARFVIRQRQEEQGQEEQQHLHQGAQQQQADMRAALKRAEEAALAEDMEETTYMYSVSCMLQGGGFSGYSSDGSTGDGSWGSLWNLGDVPDDLCAVTALYGERR, encoded by the exons ATGGATGGGCAACTTGGCTGGGGAACTCTCGACAATGGTGAGTGGAGAAAGGGGCCTTGGACTGCCCAAGAGGATAAGCTCCTCACGGAGCATGTCAGTCTCCATGGTGACGGAAAATGGAACTCAGTCTCCAAGTTAACAG GTCTGAGGAGGAATGGGAAGAGTTGTAGGCTTAGGTGGGTGAACTACCTGAGGCCTGACCTTAAGAGAGGGAATATCACTCCACAGGAGGAGATCATCATCCAAGAGCTGCATGCCTTGTGGGGAAACAG GTGGTCTAACATAGCTCGAAGCCTCCCGGGGaggaccgacaacgagatcaagaactactggaggacCCATTTCAAGAAGAGCAAGCCCTCGAAGAACGTAGAGAAGGCGAGAGCGAGATTCGTCATCAGGCAGCGACAGGAGGAGCAAGGGCAGGAGGAACAACAGCACCTGCACCAGGGTGCCCAGCAGCAACAAGCGGACATGAGAGCCGCCTTGAAACGGGCGGAGGAAGCCGCGCTAGCGGAAGACATGGAAGAGACGACGTACATGTATTCCGTATCTTGTATGCTGCAAGGTGGCGGCTTTAGTGGCTACTCGAGCGATGGGTCCACCGGGGATGGCTCCTGGGGAAGCCTGTGGAATCTTGGTGACGTGCCAGATGACCTATGTGCAGTGACAGCACTGTATGGAGAGCGTCGAtga
- the LOC135588977 gene encoding membrane protein PM19L-like yields the protein MAQTVGRNLAAPLLFLNFIMYIIVIGFASWNLNHFINGQTNYPGVAGNGATFYFLVFAILAGVVGAASKLVGANHIRSWTNDSLAAAASSSIVAWAITALAFGVACKEIAIGGHRGWRLRVLEAFIIILAFTQLLYVLLLHAGMFSSKYGPGYRDPDYVVGGGPGEVKGTRI from the exons ATGGCTCAGACGGTGGGACGGAACTTGGCAGCACCGCTGCTGTTCCTCAACTTCATAATGTACATAATAGTGATCGGCTTCGCGAGCTGGAACCTCAACCACTTCATCAATGGCCAGACTAATTACCCTG GTGTGGCGGGCAATGGTGCAACCTTCTACTTCCTAGTCTTCGCCATTCTGGCCGGAGTGGTGGGAGCAGCGTCCAAGCTCGTGGGAGCAAACCACATAAGATCATGGACGAATGATAGCCTTGCAGCTGCGGCCTCTTCGTCCATCGTCGCATGGGCGATCACCGCCTTAGCCTTCGG AGTGGCGTGCAAGGAGATCGCCATCGGAGGCCACCGAGGGTGGAGGCTGAGAGTCCTCGAGGCCTTCATCATAATCCTGGCCTTCACACAGCTGCTCTACGTATTGCTGCTCCATGCCGGGATGTTCAGCAGCAAATATGGACCTGGGTATCGAGATCCGGACTATGTGGTGGGTGGTGGACCTGGAGAAGTGAAAGGAACCAGAATCTAg